A stretch of Actinomycetota bacterium DNA encodes these proteins:
- a CDS encoding zinc-dependent metalloprotease encodes MEESASVFAGSGPLLDGAALARMRAVLVGHLEEAVSEVAAEAQLPTAPGAELLVVDRRGWISGNVRTLSRVFSDLPLPVEGAQARVVAWEGGAFLGLLARAVLAQYDPFRDQLIVVYPNLGEVADGDGLRWLLFHEVTHLAQFRGAPWMSEYVVETGNKVLGSQDQEWLKQVPRELAARLPDLARWVRDAMQGTLPEDAGTPLLDLLPPEQKRHIAKLNALLTVLEGHATHVTDMISSRLIPDYEQMQARIKQRRQRPPLLKLLEALAGLEMKRRQYTLGRSFCADVWEAGGPQALAPVWASPDAIPTPEELREPAKWLTRVS; translated from the coding sequence CTGGAGGAGTCCGCCTCCGTCTTTGCCGGATCGGGTCCGCTGCTCGACGGCGCCGCTCTGGCGCGGATGAGGGCCGTTCTTGTCGGTCACCTGGAAGAGGCCGTGTCCGAGGTCGCCGCGGAAGCGCAGCTCCCAACCGCTCCGGGGGCCGAGCTGCTCGTGGTCGACCGCCGCGGCTGGATATCGGGCAACGTGCGGACGCTGTCACGGGTGTTCTCGGACCTTCCGCTGCCCGTGGAGGGGGCCCAGGCGCGGGTGGTGGCGTGGGAGGGCGGCGCCTTCCTCGGCCTGCTGGCCAGGGCCGTGCTGGCCCAGTACGACCCGTTCCGGGACCAGCTCATCGTGGTCTACCCGAACCTGGGAGAGGTGGCCGATGGAGACGGTCTGCGGTGGCTGCTCTTCCACGAGGTCACGCACCTCGCGCAGTTCAGAGGAGCGCCCTGGATGAGCGAATACGTTGTGGAAACCGGAAACAAGGTTCTGGGGTCGCAGGACCAGGAGTGGCTCAAGCAGGTTCCCCGGGAGCTCGCGGCGAGGCTTCCGGATCTGGCCAGATGGGTGCGGGACGCGATGCAGGGAACGCTTCCCGAGGACGCCGGCACCCCGCTGCTCGACCTCCTTCCTCCGGAGCAGAAGCGGCACATCGCGAAGCTCAATGCCCTCCTGACGGTGCTGGAGGGCCACGCCACCCATGTAACGGACATGATTTCGTCGCGACTGATCCCCGACTACGAGCAGATGCAGGCTCGCATCAAGCAGCGGCGACAGAGGCCGCCGCTCCTAAAGCTGCTCGAGGCGCTGGCGGGTCTGGAGATGAAGCGCAGGCAGTACACACTCGGACGCTCCTTCTGCGCGGACGTGTGGGAGGCAGGGGGCCCGCAGGCGCTGGCTCCCGTGTGGGCGTCGCCTGATGCGATTCCCACGCCGGAGGAGCTCAGGGAGCCGGCGAAGTGGCTGACCCGGGTCTCTTAG
- a CDS encoding GGDEF domain-containing protein: protein MRSPSCPFDAEAGHHVQRPALESLTSASGGSSRFAARAEPPEDPSQLAWLVEQVAGQRKPAPAAAAVLRHLQAALGLRLVALSLDNDPLPGRLHHLAPAPLSPQELHHLRRWLREIGDDPPPNVHRFRLPHCSGALLMEPDRDDESPQDTSASVGRALSLLDLVVELDVARQEASVDPLTGLFNRRSFNRSLGRTIAEGNRYPAMGFCLVMLDLNHFKWFNDTYGHQAGDEFLQELAKVLGDAIRGADLACRWGGDEFLLLLPQTTSRQAEVLLKRIFEELSGFLDRYDQQGLSLGFSAGVSCFPEDGRDADTLVRRADDRLYEQKATLQSRIPTGP, encoded by the coding sequence GTGCGCAGCCCTTCCTGCCCATTCGACGCAGAAGCGGGGCACCACGTCCAACGCCCGGCGCTTGAGAGCCTCACGAGCGCCTCCGGAGGCTCCTCCCGTTTCGCCGCCCGCGCAGAACCGCCTGAAGATCCGAGCCAGCTCGCATGGCTGGTTGAGCAGGTGGCCGGGCAGCGCAAACCGGCGCCGGCGGCCGCCGCTGTGCTCCGGCACCTGCAGGCGGCGCTGGGACTGAGGCTGGTCGCCCTGTCCCTGGACAACGACCCCCTCCCGGGACGCCTGCACCACCTGGCTCCGGCGCCGCTCTCACCGCAGGAGTTGCACCACCTGCGCAGATGGTTGAGGGAGATCGGGGACGACCCCCCGCCCAACGTCCACCGTTTCCGGCTCCCACACTGCTCGGGAGCCTTGCTGATGGAGCCGGATCGGGACGATGAAAGCCCGCAGGACACCTCCGCGAGCGTCGGACGGGCGCTTTCGCTCCTGGACCTGGTCGTCGAGCTGGACGTCGCCCGTCAGGAGGCGTCGGTCGACCCCCTCACCGGCCTTTTCAACAGACGCTCGTTTAACCGCAGCCTGGGTCGCACGATCGCAGAGGGCAATCGCTACCCCGCGATGGGCTTCTGCCTGGTGATGCTGGACCTCAACCACTTCAAGTGGTTCAACGACACCTACGGACATCAGGCCGGCGACGAGTTCCTCCAGGAGCTGGCGAAGGTGCTGGGCGACGCGATCCGCGGCGCCGACCTGGCCTGCCGCTGGGGCGGCGACGAGTTCCTGCTCCTGCTCCCACAGACAACCTCGCGCCAGGCCGAGGTGCTGTTAAAGCGGATCTTCGAGGAGTTGAGCGGGTTCCTCGACCGGTACGACCAGCAGGGACTGTCACTGGGGTTCTCCGCGGGAGTCAGCTGCTTTCCGGAAGACGGGCGCGACGCCGACACTCTGGTTCGCAGGGCGGACGACAGGCTGTATGAGCAGAAGGCGACGCTGCAGTCCCGGATCCCCACCGGCCCCTGA